The region TAATTCTTTATGGCTACACTTGATGATGACCTTACATTTTTTCTCAGGTTTGACTCCGAGTTCTGCGCGCATGTTTCGGATCTTTGTGATGATCTCACGCACAAGTTCCATACGAACCACAGCCGGTGCGGAATCAGAAACTCCATACGGTTTAGGAAATTCTGTTTTCGCAAGTTCAGTTGGATCCAGTAAGGAATGAATTTCTTCGGTAATGAAAGGCATAAACGGATGTAAAAGTCCCAGTGATTTTTTCAAAACACTCACAAGAACAAAGCGAGCTTTTTCTTGCGATTCGGGAGTTACATTTCCATACACACGAGCTTTGGTTAATTCCAAATACCAATCACAGAACGATCCCCAAACAAAATCATAAACTGCATTTGCCATTTCGAAAAAAAGATAACCGGAATAAGCTTTTTCATACTTACTAAGCATCCGATCAAATTCATTCAAAATCCAAAGGTCAGTATCTTCTAAAGAATTAATATCTGGTTCTTTGGTTGTGAACTCTTCTGGCAGGTTCATAAATATAAACCGGCTTGAGTTCCAAATTTTATTACAGAAAGACCTGTATCCGTCTAACCGTGATTCGTCGAAAAGTATGTCCTTTCCTTCCGGCAAAACGGCTGCGAGAAAAAATCGAAACGAATCCGTTCCGTATTTAGTCATCATATCCAAAGGATCCACTACGTTTCCAAGGGACTTACTAAACTTCTTACCATCTTTATCACGAACGAGACCATGGATGAGAACCTTTTGGAAAGGAACATCCCCCATAAATTTAAGACCGTTCATAATCATCCGAGCGACCCAGAAGAAAATGATATCAAATCCCGTCACGAGAACGGAGGTAGGATAGTATTGTTTGAGTTCGGTTGAATTTTCAGGCCAACCAAATACAGTGAAAGGCCAAAGTCCGGAAGAGAACCAAGTATCTAAAACGTCTTCATCTTGTTTGATGGTTTCTTTGGTTACTGAAATTCCTTTTTTAGAAAATAGAGACACTGCTTCCTCTACGGATTCCGCAACCACCATCTCACCATTTGGTGCATAATAAGCAGGAATTCGGTGACCCCACCAGAGTTGGCGAGAAATACACCAATCACGTATATTTTCCATCCACTCAAAGTATGTTTTTTCCCACATCTTTGGTTGGAATTGTACCTTGCCTGACTTAACCACTTCAATAGCAGGTTTTGCAAGAGATTCAATTTTTACAAACCACTGAGTCGATAACAACGGTTCGATGACCGCTCCCCCTCTTTGGTTGTGTCCTACACTATGGATATGAGTTTCTATTTTTTCAATATAACCATTGGCTTCTAGTTCTTCCACAACTCGTTTGCGAGCTTCGAACCGGTCGAGTCCATTGTATTTACCTGTATGTTCGTTTAAAGTTCCATCCAAGTTCATAATGTTGAGTGGAGTGAGTTTCAAACGAAGTCCCGCTTCATAGTCATTGATGTCATGGGCCGGAGTGATCTTCACAAGCCCCGATCCAAATTCTTTATCTACAAAGGAATCAAACAATACGGGGATTTCTTTACCGGCAATTGGTAAAAATACAAACTTACCCTTTAATTCCGTATAACGTGCGTCATCTGGATGAGCACAAACTGCCACGTCACCAAACATGGTTTCGGGTCTTGTGGTTGCAACAACGATGTATTCGCCCTTGGAAAGAGTTTTTGGATCTTTGGATTGAAACTCTGCTTTTGGATATTTGATATGGTAGAGTTTACCTTGTTTTTCTTTATACTCTACTTCAATATCTGAGATAGCAGTTTTTGTTACCGGGCACCAGTTGATGATTCGTTCACCGCGATAAATCAATCCTTCATCATACAAACTGCGAAATACTTTAATGACTGCTTTGGAAAGTCCTTCATCAAACGTAAATCGTTCGCGCGACCAATCGACTGATTCACCGAGTAACCGCTGTTGTTTGGCAATCATTCCACCAGAATGAGCTTTCCATTCCCAAACTTTTTCGATAAATCCTTCGCGAGTAAAATCAGTTCTAGACTTTCCTTCTTTTCCTAACTCACGTTCCACAACCACTTGTGTGGCAATCCCAGCGTGGTCCATTCCTGGAACCCAAACTACATTTTTACCTTTTTTACGTTCGATACGAATGATGATGTCTTGGATGGTATGATTGAGTGCATGACCAATGTGTAAATTCCCAGTTACGTTTGGTGGAGGGATGACGATCGAAAATGTTTCTTTGCGAGAAGAGTCAGGCGCGAAGGTTTTTTTTTCTTCCCAGGTTTTTATCCATTTGGGCTCTACAGATTCGGGATCGTAACGGTCAGGTAGCTGTGATTTCATAGGGTCTTTGGATTTCTTGCACTTTACTATGTTTCGTAAAGAGTTTAGGGGTCAAGGATGAAACAGCAACCAAGGTTCGCATTGACAGAAAGGAGAGGCAAAAGAATCTGGTTGGCATGAACGCAAAAACAGCAAAAATCCTCGGCAAATATGCAACCTTCAAAGGTGT is a window of Leptospira kanakyensis DNA encoding:
- a CDS encoding valine--tRNA ligase: MKSQLPDRYDPESVEPKWIKTWEEKKTFAPDSSRKETFSIVIPPPNVTGNLHIGHALNHTIQDIIIRIERKKGKNVVWVPGMDHAGIATQVVVERELGKEGKSRTDFTREGFIEKVWEWKAHSGGMIAKQQRLLGESVDWSRERFTFDEGLSKAVIKVFRSLYDEGLIYRGERIINWCPVTKTAISDIEVEYKEKQGKLYHIKYPKAEFQSKDPKTLSKGEYIVVATTRPETMFGDVAVCAHPDDARYTELKGKFVFLPIAGKEIPVLFDSFVDKEFGSGLVKITPAHDINDYEAGLRLKLTPLNIMNLDGTLNEHTGKYNGLDRFEARKRVVEELEANGYIEKIETHIHSVGHNQRGGAVIEPLLSTQWFVKIESLAKPAIEVVKSGKVQFQPKMWEKTYFEWMENIRDWCISRQLWWGHRIPAYYAPNGEMVVAESVEEAVSLFSKKGISVTKETIKQDEDVLDTWFSSGLWPFTVFGWPENSTELKQYYPTSVLVTGFDIIFFWVARMIMNGLKFMGDVPFQKVLIHGLVRDKDGKKFSKSLGNVVDPLDMMTKYGTDSFRFFLAAVLPEGKDILFDESRLDGYRSFCNKIWNSSRFIFMNLPEEFTTKEPDINSLEDTDLWILNEFDRMLSKYEKAYSGYLFFEMANAVYDFVWGSFCDWYLELTKARVYGNVTPESQEKARFVLVSVLKKSLGLLHPFMPFITEEIHSLLDPTELAKTEFPKPYGVSDSAPAVVRMELVREIITKIRNMRAELGVKPEKKCKVIIKCSHKELKEMMEREIKSILQLSKAESLEFLDSYEAKNTDSVGAFSIGEIFLPLEGIFDFEKEKQRLEKEKKQIQLEMEKLENKINNPSFLEKAKPDVVEKEREKYNTWKEKLDSTVRALEKIGT